The stretch of DNA CGCGCACTTCCCACACCGGATCATGGCTTCCGGCCAGCAGCAGGGGGCGGGCCAGTTCGCGGCCCTCATGGTCGGCGGGCAGGTTTCCCAGCACGGTCAGGGCGTTGCGGGCCATGCCTTTGCGGCGGGGGCGAAGCAGGGCGGTTCCGGCCCATTCCCGTTCAAATTGCCGCTCGCTGATCCCAAAAAATCGAGTCAGATCGGGGTAGGCCAGCCGCGCCTGAGGTTCCAGCAGCCGGGCCAGCGGGCCAGCTTTGGCACTCCATGGACAAACTTCGCTGCATATATCGCAGCCCAGCAGCCAGTCTCCGACCCCTGTCCGCCATTCGTGGGGCAGCGGCCCCCTATGTTCTATGGTCAGGTACGACACGCAGCGCCATGCATCTATGGTGCGGTCATCGCCAATCGCCGCTGTGGGGCACGCCGAAATGCAGCGGGTGCAGCGGCCACAGCGATCCGGATGTGCCGCCGTTTCTACTTCCCAGGGCAGGTCGGTCAGCAGCACAGCCAGCGTCACGAATGCGCCCAGCCGCGTGCTGACGGTCATGCCCGATTTGCCGCGCCAGCCCAGAAAAGCGCCTGCCGCAAACAGCCGCTCCATGATGGGGCCGTGATCCACGTAGCCCCGCGCCCGCACGCCCAGCCGCGCCGCTTCACCTTCCAGCCGGGTCAGCAGGGGTTGCAGTTGGTCGTGGTAATCGGGCGTCCAGGCGTAACGGGCCACCTGTCCCAGCCGTATACCGTCACTCGGTACAGGTGGCGGCGCGAAGGCATGAGAGACACCCAGCACCAGCACGCTGCCCACGCCTTCCAGTCGGCTGCTGGGGTCGGCGCGGGCGGGCAATTGGCGTTCCAGGTAGGTCATTCCGGCGTGCTTGCCCGCGCCCAGCCACCCGGCATACTCGGCCACCGCCGAAGTCGGAACCCGCGCCGCCGCCCAGCCCACCGCGTCGGCTCCCAGCGCAGAGGCGAGGTCGGCCAAGGTTTCGGCAGCAGAGGTGGGGGGGGAGGCGTACAGCATCGGTGCAAATTATGCCGCTGTGGGTGGGGAAAGATTGGGGGGTAGGGCGGAAGGGCAAGCGCTTCGCTCACTCATCCCCTCGGGTTGTGCCAGTCAAGGGTGAGGGAGCAAGAACTAAGCTTCTAGCCTTTGCCGTTTACCCTCGCCCCTTGTGGGAGTCGCAGAGCTGCGAAGCAGAGGGGGCCACCAGCAACCGTCCCCGCCCCCACACCTCAGACCCACCCACCCCCACCAACTCAACCCCCCTACCCCACCGCCCCCAATCCCGCCTGATCCTCGTCCAGCACAGCCAGCAGCGCGTCCACGACGACGGCGTCGAAGTGCTTATCTCGTGCATTCAGCAGATGTGCGGCGGCTTCGGCGTGGCTCCAAGCACGTTTGTAGGGGCGGGCACTGGTCAGGGCGTCGTATACGTCGCAGACGGCAAAAATCCGGGCGGGTAGGGGGATGTTCTCGCCACTTAAGCCGCAGGGATAACCGCTGCCGTCCCAACATTCATGGTGGGCCAAAATAACGTCGTGGGCGCTGCGGGGTAAAAAGCTGAGGTGCTGGGCCAGTGCCGCGCCCTGCTTTACATGCAGCTGCATTTGGGCACGCGCTTCGGCGTCCAGCGCGCCGGGATGATGCAAAATCGCGTCTGGAATCGCCATTTTACCGATGTCGTGCAGGTAAGCTCCCCAGCGCAGGTCGCGCAGTTCTTGCCCATTCAGACCCAGGCGTTGGCCCAGGCGACCCGCGAGTTCGGTCACGCGGTCTGTGTGCCCCTGCGTTTCGGCGTCGCGTGCTTCCAGCATCAGCCCCAGCGCACGCAGGGCACTCTCGTGGGCGGCCTGCTCGCGTTCTTCGGCGTCCAGGCGGGCGGCCAGCAGCGCCACCAACCCCATAATCGTGTGCAAGGTCTGGCGCTCGTAGTACGTCCAGGGGTGCGGCTCGAACACATGAGACAGCAGCGCCCCCACCAATACGCCCGCCCGGTTACGAATAGGCGCGGCGGTCAGGGCAAACACGCCCAAATCTGGAAAGCCTGCCGACTGAGGTTGCAGGCGCGTATCGTCAAAAAATAGCGGCCCAGTGGCGATTTCTAGTGCCTGTACCAGCGGCAGATGATGCGGCAACCCGTGTACCAGCAGCGCTTCCATGGCTGGGCCTTGCGGCACGACGCCAGTGGCGGCTCGGGCGTGGTAGGTCAGCGTGGCGTCGCGCAACTGAAAGTATCCGGCTCCTACTGCTGCCGTACGGTCTACCAGCACGTTCAGCACCGGACTCATGGCGCTGCCGAGGTCTGAGGCAGTCAGTCCCAGCTGGGTCAGGTGCAGCGTCACGTCACCCAGACTCAGCGGATGCGGGGGCAAAGGATCGGCGGGTATAAGCAGAGGAGAAGGCTGGCCGCCGGGCGAGCCATCAGGAGGGGGCGAAGCGCCAGTCATAGGATGACTCTATTCTGATGATTATGACGGAATTCTCACACGCCTCAATTATTTTGTGATTCTCTTGGTATTTTTGGGTCTAACCTCTTTGCAATTTAATTTGAATGGGACAAATGTTTTTCTGACTGAGTGGTAGAAGAGTCGCAGCTGAGCCGGTTGGTTTTGGTGCGGCTCCACGAAGTTAAAACGACTCCTTGGCATGCGGTGAGTTCGCCGCTTAGACGCCCACTCATCCCTTGCTCCACAAAACACTCTTTAATTCGGTATTAGACCGAAAAAAGCGGCGGCGGGCATGTCCAAAGTGCCCGCCGCCACTCAGTCCTCTGTTTTCAGGGCAGTGGGAAGCCGCCTGCAAAGGCGTGGACTTCGGCCTTCACATCTTCACCCTTCAGGGCGCGGTCAATCAGTCCGGCAATGGTGTGCATGTCGGCCTCGTTCATGCCGCGAGTGGTCACGGCGGGCGTGCCGAGGCGAATGCCGCCGCCATGCAAAATCTTCTCGGAGTCGTAGGGCAACGTGGACTTGCTGATGGTGATGTGGTTGGCGTCCAGCAATTTGGTGGCCTTGGTGCCATTCAGCCCATTGGGGCGAATATCGAGCACCAGCAGATGATTGTCGGTGCCGCCCGACACCACGCGGTAGCCGAGGTTCTGGAAGGCTTTGGCGAGCGCCTGCGCGTTCTTCACGATCTGCGCGGCGTAGGTCTTGAATTCGGGCTGCAAGGCTTCGCGGAAGGCCACGGCTTTGGCAGCAATGACGTGCTCCAGCGGCCCGCCCTGATAGCCGGGGAAGACGGCCCGGTCAATCTTCGCGCCCAGCTCGGGGTCGTTGCTGAGAATCACGCCGCCGCGTGGCCCACGCAGGGTTTTGTGGGTGGTGCTGGCGACCACATGCGCGTGGGGCAGCGCGTTGGGATGCACGCCCGCCGCGATCAGTCCGGCAATGTGCGCCACATCGGCAAACAGGATTGCGCCCACTTCGTCGGCAATGACCCGGAAGGCTGCAAAATCGATGATTCGGCTGTAGGCACTGGCCCCCGCAATGATCATTTTGGGCTGATGCTCGTGCGCGAGGCGGCGCACTTCTTCCATGTCGATCAGTTCTGTTTCGGAGTTCACCTTGTAGCCCACGATCTTGTACCGCAGGCCACTGAAGTTCACCGGGTTGCCGTGCGTCAGGTGCCCGCCGTGCGACAAATCCATGCCCAGCACGGTGTCGCCGGGTTCGATGAGTGCGTTGTAAATGGCGAGGTTGGCGCTGCTGCCCGAGTGCGGCTGCACATTGGCCCACGCCGCGCCAAACAGTTCCTTGACACGCTCGATCGCCAACCGCTCCACCTGATCTACCACTTCGCAGCCGCCGTACCAGCGTTTGCCGGGGTAGCCTTCCGCGTATTTGTTGGTCAGCACGCTGCCCTGCGCGGCCCGCACTGCGGCGCTGGCAAAGTTCTCGGAGGCGATCAATTCGATGCCGACGCGCTGGCGCTCGCCTTCCTGCGCGATCAGGTCGAAAATTGCGGCGTCGTGATCGGTCACGCTCGGAGCCGCGCTACTCACGGCGGGGGCAGTCGGTTCGGCAGTCGTCATACAGGTACGGTAACACCCGGAGCGCAGGAGGTTTGGGAGTTGTCTCCGCAGCTTGGACGTGGGGCGTTGGCCTCTGGATGGAAATGGTTGGGCGTTGGGGGTTTTGGTTTGCTGCCACGTTTTCCCCCACCCCCCAGCCCCCGCCCCCAAAGGGTGCAGGGGAGTTTGTCGTGGCACTCGGCAGGATTCATCTTGTCGCATTCGGGCTCGCCTAAATCGTCCATCTGAAGCGGAATTGCCAGTCGTCTTATAGCTGTAATTGGCCCGCGCGTTTCACGCACGACGGCCTCACACGGAGAGAGGCGGAAACGATTTTGGGCGGCGGTGTGGTGGTTTTTGCTCCCTCACCCTTGAGGGGACTCGCAGAACTGCGAAGCAGAGGGCTGGGAGGGGGTGAGGGAGCGCAGCGATTGCCCTTGACCCTTCCTCAGACCCTAGACCCTTAGACCGCCCTTCACTCAACCATCTACCCCAATTTCCCCCAACGATTCCCCGGCAGCAGCGGCAACGGCTCCAGCGCACTGGGCTGCATCCCAAGCGGGGTGGGAACCTGTTCGGGCGGCACGGCGCGGCCCACCAGATAGCCCTGAATGGCGTCGCAGCCCAGCACCCACACGGCCCGCGCCTGTGCCGGGGTTTCCACACCCTCGGCTACCACACGCAAACCCAGAGCCGCGCCGAGGGCCACCACCGCCTGCACCACTTTGTAGGCCGCCGCCTGATGGTGCAGACCGTCTGCCCGCTCTTCTCCCAGTGCAGTTGGCCCCAGTTCAGCTAACCCCAGTTCCGAGATGAAGGCGCGGTCGATTTTGAGGGTGGTGATCGGCAGGCGCAGCAGGGCCGCCAGCGAGGACTGGCCCACGCCAAAGTCGTCCACGGCCACATCTACGCCCAGTTCCAGCAACGCCCGCAGGGTTTCTCTGGCCTGATCCTCGTCGGTAATCAAGAGGCGCTCGGTCACTTCCAGTTCCAGCGCCGTAGCGGGCAGGGCGTAGCGGGCCAGCGTCGCCTGAAGGCGGGGCAAAAAGTCCGGACGCATCAGGTGCGGCGGGTCAATATTGATCGCCACTCGGCGTTCGGGCTGGGTCTGCCGCCATTCGGCCAGTTGGCGGCAGGCTTCTTCTACGACCCATTGCCCGATATCGATCATCAGACCCGCGTCTTCGGCCACCGGAATAAATTCGGATGGCGACACGCTGCCCAGTTCGGCGTCGTTCCAGCGCAGCAAGGCCTCGAAACGCCGGATCTGCCCGCCCCGCTCCTGCTGTGGCTGATAGAACAGCCGGAATTCCCCGCGTTCCAGTGCGCCCCGCAGGCGCGTTTCCAGCAGCACCCGCCGCGCCGCAAGGTGGTCGTAGCGTCCGGGCGAGTACAGGCGCACCGCGTTCTTGCCGCTGCGTTTGGCCGCGTACATCGCCAGATCGGCACGGCGCAACAGGGTTTCGGCGCTCTGTGCTTCCGGCCCCGACAGCACGGCGCCCAAGCAGGCCGTCACTTGCAGCGTTTGGCCCGCCAACATGACCGGGTCGCGTAGGGTGTCCAGTAGCCGCGCTCCCAGTGCGTGCAGGTGTTCGGTGCTGGCAGGCGTAGTCAGCACCAAAAATTCATCGCCGCCAAAGCGGATGCAGTGCGTCTGGGTATGCTCCGTATTCGGCCCCGCCGCAAGTTGCAGCCGCCCCGTGACTTCCTTTAGCAACTGGTCGCCCATACGGTGCCCCAGCGCATCGTTCACAAATTTAAAGTCGTCCAAGTCTATGAACAGCACGCCGACCGGGTGGCCCCCAGCCAGCAGTTGGGGCAACACCACTTCAAATTGGGCGCGGTTGCCCAGTCCGGTCAGGGGGTCGTGGTATGCCTGATAGTGCAGCAGCGTGCGGCTTTCTTCTAATTTGGCCTGCTGGCTTTGCAGTTCCCGCAGGGCCAGCGTTTGGCGGGCGGCCACCAGCAGCGCCACCACAAAGGTGGCCACCAACACGCCCTGAGCCTGAGCCGAACGCAATTCTTGCAGTGTCAGTAGCAGCGCAAAACTAGCGCCCAGCGCGGCGTAAGGGGCAATCAGGGTGCGCAGGCCCATGCGCGAGGGGGGAGTCGGCGCGGGCTGTGGGGTGGTTCTGGAAGACACGCTGGCCTGCACCGCCGCGCCCGCAAACAGCAGCGTCGCCAGCGGCCAGAGGGTGTCGGGCCACTGCTGCCCGGTGTAAGCATCGTTGAGGGTCAGAAAGCTGTAGCCCAGATCGGCGGCGATAAAGCAGCCCATGCCCAGCGCCAGTGTCCAGCCCCAGTCCAGTTTGCCCCAATTCAGTGTGCTCCAGTCCAGTCGGCCCCTATTGGCTTGGCGTTCGGCCTGTGCCGAATTCCGCGTTGCGCCGCGCCACGCCCGCGCCAGCAGCAAGGTCAGCAGCAACAGGTCAGAGAGCGGATAGGCCGCTGTGACGATGTTGGACAGCAGAGAATTGCTGGAATTCAGCAGTTGCGCGGCCAGCAGGAAATACCACAGGTACGCGCCCACACTGACCACCAGCGCGGCCACATCCAGCCACGCCGCCCGCCCCACCAACGCGGGCTGCTGGCGCTCCAGGGCCAAAAAACCCAGCCAGAAGCAAACCGGAAGCGCCAAGAAAAATGGATCGGCCAGCGAGAACATCCCCGTGAACAGTTGCAGCGACGCAAAAATGATTTGCCCGACGCCCCATAGCAGCGTTCCCAGTGCCAACAACCGCCAGACCCCCGGCTGGGTGGTGCGCGGGGCGACTCCCCAGATGATGGCTGCCGCACCCAATACCACGGGAACGTACAAAAAGCCATTGAGGGTAGAAGCCAGTTCAGGCAGAGTCCACAATCCTATAACCCGGCTCAGATGAATGAAGTAGATCGCTACAACTGTGCCTAATCCCCATTTAGATTGTTGAGAAAGGGAAGAGGAGAGGGGCCGCATATGGACTAAGTTTAATGAGCCGCCCCTCCCGTCCTTCTTACAAGGCTGGATGTGAATCAGATAGAATCGGCTTCATTAAGGCGCGATAGGAATGAAATCGATGGGCTTGTGCCCCAGTCGCCGCTGAACTTCGCGCAAATCTTCGCCGTCTGCCAGCACCAGAACGCTGTCGCCCGCCTCCAGTTCGGTGGCTCCCTTGGGAATTAGAAATTCTCCGGCGCGGTGAATCAGGATCACGAGGGCAGCGGGCGGCAGGTGCAAGTCCACGATTCTGGTTCCATCGGCGGCACTGTCTTGCAGCACGTCCACTTCCACCATCTCGTTCTTGTTGTGTCCGGTGGGCGTGTAGGTAATCGGGTAATCGGTGCGGCTGGGTAGGGCTTCACGCACGCCCAGCGCACGGGCCACCAGCGTCAGGGTGGTGCCCTGCAGCAATACGCTGGTCAGCACAATAAAAAACACCACGTTAAAGAGGATTTGGGCCTGCGGCACACCCGCCAGCAGCGGAAATGTCGCCAGCACGATGGGCACGGCCCCGCGCAGGCCCACCCAGGCCACCATGCTTTTTTCGTTCAGCGGCATCTTGGCCCGCGACAGGCTGAGGTACACACTGACGGGCCGCGCCACGAATACCAAAAACAGGGAGCAGGCCAGCGCCAACCCTGCTGTGGGCCACAACTCACGCGGATTGACCAGCAGGCCCAGCGTCAGGAACATGCCCACCTGCATCAGCCAGGCCAGCCCATCGTGAAAGTTGATCAGGCTTCGCTTGTGAATGAATTCGGCGTTGCCCAGAATGACGCCCGCAATGTAGATCGCCAGAAACCCGCTGCCGCCTGCCAGAGCTGTGGCACTGAAGATGGTGAGGGCCAGCGCGATGGTCAGCACCGAATACAGCCCCTCGAACTGAAGCTGCACGCGGTTGATGATCCACAGCGCGGCGCGTCCCAGCCCGTAGCCCAGCACGCCGCCGATGATCATCTGCTTGAGGAACAGTGGCACGATGCTCAGCACGCCCAATTCAGGCTGGGCGATCAGTTCCAGCAGGCCGATGGTCAGGAACACGGCCATCGGGTCGTTGCCGCCCGATTCAAATTCCAATAGCGGGGCCACGTCGCCCTTCAGCCCCAGCGCCCGTTCCTTCAGCACACTGAACACGGCGCTGGCATCGGTAGAACTGACCACCGCGCCCAGCAACCACGCCACCAGCCACGGAAAGCCAAACACGTAATGGGAAAACACCGCCATCAGGCCCGCCGTGACCAATACGCCGATGGTCGCCAGACTGATCCCGCGCCGCACCACGGGTTTGGTCAGTGTCCAGTTGGTGTCCAGGCCGCCCTGAAACAGGATGAAAGCCAGCGCCACCACGCCGAGAATCTGGGCCACGCGGTAGTCCTGAAACTGAATGCCCAGCCCGTCTGACCCGGCCAACATGCCTACGCCCAAAAACAGCAGCAGGCCCGGAATGCCCAGGCGCCCCCCAATCCGGCTGAGCAGCAGGCTTGCCAGCAGCAACACGCCTGCGGCCAACAGGTACAGCTCGGCATGGGCTTCACCCATACAACGTGTCTCCGAAGAGGCCGCTGCCCGGAGCGGTTGCACAGGCGCTATCGGTCTGGGCCTGCGAACGGGTTGTGCGCTGGGTCAGGTTCATGGTCTATGGTGGCATACGTGCTTCACAGAACAGGGGCGCAAGCTGGGCAACTGTCCGGGGCAACTTCGCGGGCCGACTCTGACAGAGCAGAGGCGACTTGACCCGGCCTCACGCGCCCGCTACCCTGAACCCATGACTGCCCGCCCCGGTATACCTTCGCCGTTTATTCGGAGCGGGAAGACGCTGACCTGAGAAGACCGG from Deinococcus sp. QL22 encodes:
- the queG gene encoding tRNA epoxyqueuosine(34) reductase QueG, with the translated sequence MLYASPPTSAAETLADLASALGADAVGWAAARVPTSAVAEYAGWLGAGKHAGMTYLERQLPARADPSSRLEGVGSVLVLGVSHAFAPPPVPSDGIRLGQVARYAWTPDYHDQLQPLLTRLEGEAARLGVRARGYVDHGPIMERLFAAGAFLGWRGKSGMTVSTRLGAFVTLAVLLTDLPWEVETAAHPDRCGRCTRCISACPTAAIGDDRTIDAWRCVSYLTIEHRGPLPHEWRTGVGDWLLGCDICSEVCPWSAKAGPLARLLEPQARLAYPDLTRFFGISERQFEREWAGTALLRPRRKGMARNALTVLGNLPADHEGRELARPLLLAGSHDPVWEVREAAAWALGRWGESDLLPPLLADPHEAVRATAEQALAGLT
- a CDS encoding HD-GYP domain-containing protein; protein product: MTGASPPPDGSPGGQPSPLLIPADPLPPHPLSLGDVTLHLTQLGLTASDLGSAMSPVLNVLVDRTAAVGAGYFQLRDATLTYHARAATGVVPQGPAMEALLVHGLPHHLPLVQALEIATGPLFFDDTRLQPQSAGFPDLGVFALTAAPIRNRAGVLVGALLSHVFEPHPWTYYERQTLHTIMGLVALLAARLDAEEREQAAHESALRALGLMLEARDAETQGHTDRVTELAGRLGQRLGLNGQELRDLRWGAYLHDIGKMAIPDAILHHPGALDAEARAQMQLHVKQGAALAQHLSFLPRSAHDVILAHHECWDGSGYPCGLSGENIPLPARIFAVCDVYDALTSARPYKRAWSHAEAAAHLLNARDKHFDAVVVDALLAVLDEDQAGLGAVG
- the glyA gene encoding serine hydroxymethyltransferase, producing MTTAEPTAPAVSSAAPSVTDHDAAIFDLIAQEGERQRVGIELIASENFASAAVRAAQGSVLTNKYAEGYPGKRWYGGCEVVDQVERLAIERVKELFGAAWANVQPHSGSSANLAIYNALIEPGDTVLGMDLSHGGHLTHGNPVNFSGLRYKIVGYKVNSETELIDMEEVRRLAHEHQPKMIIAGASAYSRIIDFAAFRVIADEVGAILFADVAHIAGLIAAGVHPNALPHAHVVASTTHKTLRGPRGGVILSNDPELGAKIDRAVFPGYQGGPLEHVIAAKAVAFREALQPEFKTYAAQIVKNAQALAKAFQNLGYRVVSGGTDNHLLVLDIRPNGLNGTKATKLLDANHITISKSTLPYDSEKILHGGGIRLGTPAVTTRGMNEADMHTIAGLIDRALKGEDVKAEVHAFAGGFPLP
- a CDS encoding bifunctional diguanylate cyclase/phosphodiesterase, which codes for MYVPVVLGAAAIIWGVAPRTTQPGVWRLLALGTLLWGVGQIIFASLQLFTGMFSLADPFFLALPVCFWLGFLALERQQPALVGRAAWLDVAALVVSVGAYLWYFLLAAQLLNSSNSLLSNIVTAAYPLSDLLLLTLLLARAWRGATRNSAQAERQANRGRLDWSTLNWGKLDWGWTLALGMGCFIAADLGYSFLTLNDAYTGQQWPDTLWPLATLLFAGAAVQASVSSRTTPQPAPTPPSRMGLRTLIAPYAALGASFALLLTLQELRSAQAQGVLVATFVVALLVAARQTLALRELQSQQAKLEESRTLLHYQAYHDPLTGLGNRAQFEVVLPQLLAGGHPVGVLFIDLDDFKFVNDALGHRMGDQLLKEVTGRLQLAAGPNTEHTQTHCIRFGGDEFLVLTTPASTEHLHALGARLLDTLRDPVMLAGQTLQVTACLGAVLSGPEAQSAETLLRRADLAMYAAKRSGKNAVRLYSPGRYDHLAARRVLLETRLRGALERGEFRLFYQPQQERGGQIRRFEALLRWNDAELGSVSPSEFIPVAEDAGLMIDIGQWVVEEACRQLAEWRQTQPERRVAINIDPPHLMRPDFLPRLQATLARYALPATALELEVTERLLITDEDQARETLRALLELGVDVAVDDFGVGQSSLAALLRLPITTLKIDRAFISELGLAELGPTALGEERADGLHHQAAAYKVVQAVVALGAALGLRVVAEGVETPAQARAVWVLGCDAIQGYLVGRAVPPEQVPTPLGMQPSALEPLPLLPGNRWGKLG
- a CDS encoding potassium/proton antiporter, which encodes MGEAHAELYLLAAGVLLLASLLLSRIGGRLGIPGLLLFLGVGMLAGSDGLGIQFQDYRVAQILGVVALAFILFQGGLDTNWTLTKPVVRRGISLATIGVLVTAGLMAVFSHYVFGFPWLVAWLLGAVVSSTDASAVFSVLKERALGLKGDVAPLLEFESGGNDPMAVFLTIGLLELIAQPELGVLSIVPLFLKQMIIGGVLGYGLGRAALWIINRVQLQFEGLYSVLTIALALTIFSATALAGGSGFLAIYIAGVILGNAEFIHKRSLINFHDGLAWLMQVGMFLTLGLLVNPRELWPTAGLALACSLFLVFVARPVSVYLSLSRAKMPLNEKSMVAWVGLRGAVPIVLATFPLLAGVPQAQILFNVVFFIVLTSVLLQGTTLTLVARALGVREALPSRTDYPITYTPTGHNKNEMVEVDVLQDSAADGTRIVDLHLPPAALVILIHRAGEFLIPKGATELEAGDSVLVLADGEDLREVQRRLGHKPIDFIPIAP